Proteins found in one Amycolatopsis umgeniensis genomic segment:
- a CDS encoding ABC transporter permease, with product MTAITDTTALAGRILLHWRQRPGSILVGFLFPVLMVLMFGYLFGGAMAVPDGDYLDFLIPGMLAMTMLFGLEAMVVAVTTDTAKGVTERIRAMPVSATAILAGRGVADLLNAVVGLAVMVVTGLLVGWTPERGLLPSLAAFGLLLWLRFAFTWVGIYLGLLLKTPESAVAVQILVWPVGFLSSAFVSPSTMPGWLGAIGAGNPLSATATAIRDLFGNPTWGAADWASTHSVALALLWPAVLTTLFLPLAANRYRALGR from the coding sequence ATGACCGCGATCACGGACACCACCGCCCTCGCCGGCCGCATCCTGCTGCACTGGCGGCAACGGCCCGGCTCGATCCTGGTCGGCTTCCTCTTCCCCGTCCTGATGGTGCTGATGTTCGGCTACCTCTTCGGCGGCGCGATGGCCGTTCCCGACGGGGACTACCTGGACTTCCTGATCCCCGGCATGCTCGCGATGACGATGCTGTTCGGCCTGGAGGCGATGGTCGTGGCCGTCACCACGGACACCGCGAAGGGCGTCACCGAGCGGATCCGCGCGATGCCGGTCTCCGCGACGGCGATCCTCGCCGGGCGTGGTGTGGCCGATCTGCTCAACGCCGTCGTCGGTCTCGCGGTCATGGTGGTGACCGGGCTGCTGGTGGGCTGGACACCGGAACGCGGTCTCCTGCCGTCGCTGGCCGCGTTCGGCTTGCTGCTGTGGCTGCGGTTCGCCTTCACCTGGGTGGGGATCTACCTCGGCCTGCTGCTCAAGACGCCGGAATCGGCCGTCGCCGTGCAGATCCTGGTCTGGCCCGTCGGGTTCCTTTCGAGCGCGTTCGTTTCGCCGTCGACCATGCCGGGCTGGCTCGGCGCGATCGGCGCTGGGAATCCCTTGTCCGCGACCGCGACCGCGATCCGGGACCTGTTCGGCAACCCGACCTGGGGCGCGGCCGACTGGGCGAGCACGCATTCCGTCGCGCTCGCCCTGCTTTGGCCGGCCGTGCTCACGACACTCTTTCTCCCGCTGGCAGCGAACCGGTATCGCGCGCTGGGCCGGTGA
- a CDS encoding FAD-dependent oxidoreductase — protein MTISIIGAGPGGLTCARILQRHGIPVTVYDRDPHPQVRDQGGTLDLHAYDGQLALREAGLLDEFLALCRPEGQEMRKLDSAGELLEHHVPAEGELFKPEIDRGLLRGLLLDSLEPGTVQWGRSLDRVDGSRLFFADGTTVETDLVIGADGAWSRVRPAVSSAVPQYAGITFLEAWFDDVENAHPEIAALVGQGSAMAADGDRCLFAQRNGGDHIRVYIVQRLPADWAGSLGTQEIRARLLDAFSGWAPRMVRMITDNDGPYVDRPLFVLPVPHTWEHSPTVTLLGDAAHLMPPLGVGVNLAMLDASELALALAGSASLGEAVAAYEKTMLPRSVEMARRLENGAEGLLDVD, from the coding sequence ATGACGATCAGCATCATCGGAGCGGGCCCCGGCGGCCTGACCTGCGCCCGCATCCTCCAGCGGCACGGCATCCCCGTGACGGTCTACGACCGCGACCCGCATCCCCAGGTCCGTGACCAGGGCGGCACCCTCGACCTGCACGCGTACGACGGTCAGCTCGCCTTGCGCGAGGCAGGCCTGCTCGACGAGTTCCTCGCGCTCTGCCGTCCGGAAGGGCAGGAGATGCGCAAACTGGATTCCGCCGGGGAGCTTTTGGAGCACCACGTCCCGGCCGAAGGCGAACTCTTCAAACCGGAAATCGACCGAGGTCTGCTGCGAGGCCTCCTGCTCGACTCACTCGAGCCGGGCACTGTCCAATGGGGACGGTCCCTGGATCGCGTCGACGGCTCACGGCTGTTCTTCGCCGACGGGACGACCGTCGAAACGGACCTGGTCATCGGTGCCGACGGCGCTTGGTCGAGGGTCCGTCCGGCCGTGTCCTCGGCCGTTCCGCAGTACGCCGGGATCACCTTCCTGGAGGCCTGGTTCGACGATGTGGAGAACGCGCACCCCGAAATCGCCGCCCTCGTCGGCCAGGGCAGTGCCATGGCAGCCGACGGAGACCGCTGCCTTTTCGCCCAGCGTAACGGCGGCGACCACATCCGGGTCTACATCGTCCAACGTCTGCCCGCGGATTGGGCCGGTTCTCTTGGTACCCAGGAGATCCGGGCCAGGCTGCTCGACGCGTTTTCCGGCTGGGCGCCCCGGATGGTGCGGATGATCACCGACAACGACGGGCCCTACGTCGATCGCCCGCTGTTCGTCCTGCCCGTCCCGCACACGTGGGAGCACTCGCCGACGGTGACCTTGCTGGGCGACGCCGCCCACCTGATGCCGCCACTCGGCGTCGGCGTCAACCTGGCCATGCTCGACGCCAGCGAACTCGCCCTCGCACTGGCAGGCTCCGCGTCCCTTGGTGAGGCTGTCGCCGCTTACGAGAAGACCATGTTGCCCCGGTCGGTGGAAATGGCCCGGCGCCTCGAGAACGGCGCTGAAGGCTTGCTCGACGTGGACTAG
- a CDS encoding TetR/AcrR family transcriptional regulator has product MTRTESNGGGDPARTIATLWGTRQLPRRGPKHTLTSEQVIAAAVELADGDQDLATLSMRRVAESLGVGTMSLYTYVASREELLEAMLDRVYGEAVRELGEPGERDWVEGLREVARVNWDLCLRHPWVLQVFTGRPPLGPRSIAKYERELAVVEGLGLTDVEMDSVITLVHDHVQGTARRRIEADRAVRRTGMDDAQWWAKAGPALAEVFEPERFPLAARVGQSAGEAHNGAHDPEHAYAFGLARLLDGVITLVKTR; this is encoded by the coding sequence ATGACGCGGACCGAGAGCAACGGCGGCGGCGATCCCGCGCGGACGATCGCCACGCTGTGGGGTACCCGGCAGTTGCCGCGCCGCGGGCCGAAACACACGCTGACCAGCGAACAGGTGATCGCCGCCGCCGTCGAACTCGCCGACGGCGACCAAGACCTCGCCACCCTGTCCATGCGCCGGGTCGCCGAGTCGCTGGGTGTGGGCACGATGTCGCTGTACACCTACGTCGCGTCCCGCGAGGAGCTCCTCGAAGCGATGCTCGACCGGGTCTACGGCGAGGCGGTCCGGGAACTGGGCGAGCCCGGCGAGCGCGACTGGGTGGAGGGGCTGCGCGAGGTCGCGCGGGTGAACTGGGACCTCTGCCTGCGTCATCCATGGGTGTTGCAGGTGTTCACCGGCCGTCCGCCGCTGGGGCCCCGGTCGATCGCGAAGTACGAACGCGAACTCGCCGTCGTCGAGGGCCTCGGCCTCACCGATGTCGAGATGGATTCGGTGATCACGCTGGTGCACGACCACGTCCAGGGGACCGCGCGCCGCCGGATCGAGGCCGACCGTGCGGTCCGCCGCACCGGGATGGACGACGCGCAGTGGTGGGCGAAGGCCGGTCCGGCGCTCGCGGAGGTCTTCGAGCCCGAACGTTTCCCGCTTGCCGCGCGCGTCGGGCAGTCGGCCGGTGAGGCGCACAACGGCGCTCACGATCCCGAGCACGCTTATGCTTTCGGGCTCGCCCGGCTGCTCGACGGTGTGATCACTCTTGTGAAGACACGCTAA
- a CDS encoding TerC/Alx family metal homeostasis membrane protein produces MLQIDGLTWIVTIGLILGLLALDLILAAVRPHKVGFGEAVAWSVGYILVAVAFGVWLTLAHGGDFGQQYFAGYIVEKSLSVDNLFVFVIIMTTFAVPEEHQHKVLTFGIVVALIMRAIFIALGATLLSLFSFMFLLFGLLLIYTGVQLFRHRDEDPDVENNVVVRTARRLLPLSTEYDGGKLFTRVGGKRVGTPLVVVLLAIGGIDLLFALDSIPAVFGVTDEPYLVFAANAFALLGLRALYFLVKGLLDRLVYLSAGLAVILGFIGVKLILHWAHVDINENVPEISTPVSLAVIIGILVVVTVASLLKTRNDPSAKAHPGSLRASRPPSEED; encoded by the coding sequence ATGCTCCAGATCGATGGCCTCACGTGGATCGTCACGATCGGGTTGATACTCGGGCTCCTGGCACTGGATCTCATCCTCGCGGCCGTGCGGCCGCACAAGGTCGGCTTCGGCGAGGCGGTGGCCTGGTCGGTGGGCTACATCCTGGTCGCGGTGGCGTTCGGTGTCTGGCTGACACTGGCGCACGGTGGTGACTTCGGGCAGCAGTACTTCGCGGGTTACATCGTGGAGAAGAGCCTGTCTGTCGACAATCTTTTCGTCTTCGTGATCATCATGACCACCTTCGCGGTACCCGAAGAACACCAGCACAAGGTGCTCACGTTCGGCATCGTCGTGGCGCTGATCATGCGCGCGATCTTCATCGCGCTCGGCGCCACGCTGCTTTCGTTGTTCTCCTTCATGTTCCTGCTGTTCGGGTTGCTGCTGATCTACACCGGCGTCCAGCTGTTCCGGCACCGGGACGAGGATCCGGACGTCGAGAACAACGTGGTGGTGCGGACCGCGCGCCGCCTGCTGCCGCTGTCCACCGAGTACGACGGCGGCAAGCTGTTCACCCGCGTCGGGGGCAAGCGGGTCGGCACGCCGCTGGTGGTGGTGCTGCTCGCGATCGGCGGGATCGACCTGCTGTTCGCGCTGGACTCGATCCCGGCCGTCTTCGGGGTCACCGACGAGCCGTATCTGGTCTTCGCCGCCAACGCCTTCGCCCTGCTGGGCCTGCGCGCCCTGTACTTCCTCGTGAAGGGCCTGCTCGATCGGCTGGTGTACCTTTCGGCCGGGCTCGCGGTGATCCTCGGGTTCATCGGGGTCAAGCTGATTTTGCATTGGGCCCACGTCGACATCAACGAGAACGTTCCGGAGATCTCGACGCCGGTCAGCCTCGCGGTGATCATCGGCATCCTCGTCGTGGTGACCGTGGCGAGCCTGCTCAAGACCCGCAACGACCCGTCCGCGAAGGCGCATCCGGGCTCGCTGCGCGCCTCACGTCCACCTTCCGAAGAGGACTAG
- a CDS encoding MarR family transcriptional regulator, whose amino-acid sequence MGVVNRSSEPPGTETVAAAVAETAELLEIMFERAREASPRPLSTSQVRAVVALDHHDGLNLRALAELLGSTPPLVSRLCDRLEAVGFIDRLPGTHSRREVTLRLSDRGRAYLRDLRERRRESLESVLGKLTPEARSALAAGLREFREAAAEF is encoded by the coding sequence GTGGGTGTCGTGAATCGGTCCTCCGAGCCGCCCGGCACCGAAACGGTGGCGGCGGCGGTGGCCGAGACGGCCGAGTTGCTCGAGATCATGTTCGAACGCGCTCGCGAGGCGTCACCGCGTCCGCTGTCGACGTCCCAGGTACGCGCTGTCGTGGCACTCGACCACCACGACGGGCTGAACCTGCGCGCTCTCGCGGAACTGCTCGGTTCGACCCCGCCCTTGGTGAGCCGCCTGTGCGACCGGTTGGAAGCCGTCGGTTTCATCGACAGGCTGCCCGGTACGCACAGCCGTCGTGAGGTCACTCTGCGACTCAGTGACCGAGGCCGCGCCTACCTGCGTGATCTGCGGGAACGCCGCCGCGAAAGCCTGGAATCGGTGCTGGGAAAGCTCACCCCGGAGGCCAGGTCGGCGCTCGCCGCAGGGCTCCGCGAGTTCCGCGAGGCCGCGGCGGAGTTCTGA
- a CDS encoding TetR/AcrR family transcriptional regulator, giving the protein METPGRRERKKAATRQALADAALELFLKRGYDQVSIRDIAEAADVSTTTLFKHFTGKEALVFDESQDREERLIAAVRERATGQSIVEALREYVLATWLPLTEHPQYPEFTALVNGTPALQEYGERMWTRHAAALGAAIADDTGADHDDVACHALARFVLDIPALTRGKKNPKKAVEEIFDLLAHGWR; this is encoded by the coding sequence ATGGAGACACCGGGACGGCGTGAACGCAAGAAGGCGGCGACACGCCAGGCGCTCGCGGACGCAGCGCTGGAGCTGTTCCTGAAGCGGGGCTACGACCAGGTGAGCATCCGCGACATCGCCGAGGCGGCCGACGTGTCGACCACGACGCTGTTCAAGCACTTCACCGGCAAGGAAGCGCTGGTCTTCGACGAGTCTCAAGACCGGGAGGAGCGCTTGATCGCCGCCGTACGGGAGCGCGCCACCGGGCAGAGCATCGTCGAGGCGCTGCGCGAGTACGTGCTCGCCACCTGGCTCCCGCTCACGGAACATCCCCAGTACCCCGAATTCACCGCCCTGGTGAACGGCACCCCCGCGCTACAGGAGTACGGCGAGCGCATGTGGACCCGGCATGCCGCGGCCCTCGGCGCCGCCATCGCCGACGACACCGGCGCGGACCACGACGACGTCGCCTGCCACGCGCTCGCGCGATTCGTCCTGGACATCCCCGCGCTCACCCGCGGCAAGAAAAACCCCAAGAAGGCCGTCGAGGAGATCTTCGACCTCCTCGCCCACGGCTGGCGCTAG
- a CDS encoding LysR family transcriptional regulator, with product MIDPRRLRVLRALADHGTVTAAGQALHLTPSAVSQQLAALEAECGQQLLRRRGRRVSLTPAGELMVVHANAVAAELERARATLAALDTGVQGMVRLASFASAITMVVAPAIAALRAGSPGVSMQVQDVEGHASIPLLLDGEIDLAITEEYRLSPRTDESRLTRFPLYAEPFDVVLPTAHRLAEASEVDIDALADDEWIAPKPGNPCRDVLMIACANPEIRHVSDDFHAITTLVAAGEGVALVPRNAFTAVPGAVAVPLRGEPPLRRVFAAVRRGSADHPLLKTVLAALLEAAPRHANADPGTRP from the coding sequence ATGATCGATCCGCGACGGCTGCGGGTACTGCGCGCCCTCGCCGACCACGGCACCGTGACGGCGGCGGGCCAGGCGCTGCACCTGACGCCGTCCGCGGTCTCCCAGCAGCTGGCCGCACTCGAAGCCGAGTGCGGCCAGCAGCTGTTGAGGCGGCGGGGCAGGCGGGTTTCGCTGACCCCCGCGGGTGAATTGATGGTGGTGCACGCGAACGCCGTCGCCGCCGAACTGGAACGGGCGCGGGCCACCCTGGCCGCGCTCGACACCGGCGTCCAGGGGATGGTGCGGCTGGCGAGCTTCGCCTCCGCGATCACGATGGTCGTCGCGCCGGCGATCGCCGCGCTGCGCGCCGGTTCGCCCGGGGTTTCGATGCAGGTGCAGGACGTCGAGGGGCACGCGAGCATCCCGCTGCTGCTCGACGGCGAGATCGATCTGGCGATCACCGAGGAGTACCGGCTCTCGCCACGGACGGATGAAAGCAGGCTCACCCGGTTCCCCTTGTACGCGGAGCCGTTCGACGTCGTGCTGCCCACCGCGCACCGGCTCGCGGAAGCGTCCGAAGTGGACATCGACGCACTCGCCGACGACGAGTGGATCGCGCCGAAACCCGGGAATCCCTGCCGCGACGTGCTGATGATCGCGTGCGCCAATCCGGAGATCCGGCACGTCTCCGACGATTTCCACGCGATCACCACCCTGGTCGCCGCCGGCGAAGGGGTGGCCTTGGTGCCGCGCAACGCTTTCACCGCCGTTCCCGGCGCGGTGGCCGTCCCGTTGCGCGGTGAGCCACCGCTGCGCCGCGTGTTCGCCGCGGTCCGGCGGGGGAGCGCGGACCACCCGCTGCTCAAGACCGTTCTCGCGGCACTGCTCGAAGCGGCGCCCCGGCATGCGAATGCGGACCCGGGGACTCGCCCTTAG
- the tdh gene encoding L-threonine 3-dehydrogenase produces MKALVKADRAPGLELTDVPDPSVGPGDVAVRVLRAGICGTDLHIDSWDDWAARTIAAPLVIGHEFVGEVVEIGRSVTTVKVGDLVSGEGHLVCGSCRNCKAGRRHLCARTKGLGVHTDGAFAQYAVLPEMNAWVHRSQVDLDIAAIFDPLGNAVHTALSFPVIGEDVLVTGAGPIGIMAAAIARHAGARNVVVTDVSEHRLELARKVGVDLALDVSSATIADAQERLGMAEGFDVGMEMSGRPEALRDMIANMSHGGRVALLGLPASDVSVDIAAVVLKMIQIKGIYGREMFETWYSMSVLLQAGLDISPVITHRFNYTEHEKAFATAREGRCGKVILDWTEN; encoded by the coding sequence ATGAAGGCATTGGTCAAAGCCGACCGAGCACCGGGGCTTGAACTCACCGACGTCCCGGACCCCTCGGTCGGCCCCGGCGACGTCGCCGTCCGCGTGCTGCGCGCCGGGATCTGCGGTACCGATCTGCACATCGACTCGTGGGACGACTGGGCGGCGCGCACCATCGCCGCGCCGCTGGTCATCGGGCACGAGTTCGTCGGCGAGGTGGTCGAGATCGGCCGGTCGGTGACGACGGTCAAGGTGGGCGACCTGGTCAGCGGCGAGGGGCACCTCGTCTGCGGGAGCTGCCGCAACTGCAAGGCGGGCCGGCGTCATCTGTGCGCCAGGACCAAGGGCCTCGGCGTGCACACCGACGGCGCGTTCGCGCAGTACGCGGTGCTGCCCGAGATGAACGCCTGGGTGCACCGTTCCCAGGTCGACCTCGACATCGCCGCGATCTTCGACCCGCTGGGCAATGCCGTGCACACCGCGCTGTCCTTCCCCGTCATCGGGGAGGACGTGCTGGTCACCGGCGCCGGCCCGATCGGCATCATGGCCGCCGCCATCGCGCGCCACGCGGGCGCGCGCAACGTCGTCGTCACCGACGTCAGCGAGCACCGGCTGGAACTGGCCCGCAAGGTCGGCGTCGACCTCGCGCTGGACGTCTCGTCGGCGACCATCGCCGACGCGCAGGAACGCCTCGGCATGGCCGAGGGCTTCGACGTCGGCATGGAGATGAGCGGACGGCCCGAGGCACTGCGCGACATGATCGCGAACATGTCCCACGGCGGCCGCGTCGCGCTGCTCGGCCTCCCCGCCTCCGACGTGTCGGTGGACATCGCCGCCGTCGTGCTGAAGATGATCCAGATCAAGGGGATCTACGGCCGCGAGATGTTCGAAACGTGGTACTCGATGTCCGTCCTGCTGCAAGCCGGGCTGGACATCTCGCCGGTGATCACCCACCGGTTCAACTACACGGAGCACGAGAAGGCGTTCGCCACGGCCAGGGAAGGCCGTTGCGGCAAGGTCATTCTGGATTGGACGGAGAACTGA
- a CDS encoding GNAT family N-acetyltransferase, translated as MVFPLDDPVWASLTGSHARFAERFGQVLRYQVDVAPFFALPPEPDEGVWADVAGLAGPGQTVTVHNSLPAPAGWEVLDRIAGVRLVDVALEVAEDPEAVLLGPADVPEMLDLVERTKPGPFRKRTVELGTYLGIRREGALIAMAGERLHPPGWTEISAVCTDPAYRGQGLATRLVRAVAAGIRARGETPMMHAAATNTPAIRLYQSIGFELVPRPDFVSIRVPETSAFTGPARDTGSLPAGERVS; from the coding sequence ATGGTCTTCCCTCTCGATGATCCGGTCTGGGCCTCGCTGACCGGTTCGCACGCCCGCTTCGCCGAACGCTTCGGCCAGGTCCTGCGCTACCAGGTCGATGTCGCTCCGTTCTTCGCGCTGCCACCCGAACCGGACGAAGGCGTATGGGCCGACGTCGCCGGTCTGGCGGGCCCGGGCCAGACGGTCACGGTGCACAACTCGTTGCCCGCTCCGGCCGGGTGGGAGGTCCTCGACAGGATCGCCGGTGTCCGGCTGGTCGACGTCGCGCTCGAAGTCGCCGAAGATCCCGAAGCCGTCCTGCTGGGACCGGCGGACGTCCCGGAGATGCTGGACCTCGTCGAGCGGACCAAACCGGGGCCGTTCCGGAAGCGGACCGTCGAATTGGGGACATACCTGGGAATCCGGCGTGAAGGCGCGCTGATCGCGATGGCGGGGGAGCGGCTGCACCCGCCCGGCTGGACCGAGATCAGCGCCGTCTGCACCGACCCGGCGTATCGAGGTCAGGGGCTGGCGACACGCCTCGTCCGGGCCGTGGCCGCGGGGATCCGGGCCCGCGGCGAGACGCCGATGATGCACGCCGCGGCGACGAACACCCCGGCGATTCGCCTGTATCAGTCGATCGGGTTCGAACTGGTCCCGCGGCCGGACTTCGTCTCCATCCGTGTCCCCGAAACATCCGCCTTCACCGGCCCAGCGCGCGATACCGGTTCGCTGCCAGCGGGAGAAAGAGTGTCGTGA
- a CDS encoding PP2C family protein-serine/threonine phosphatase → MDRSLAVERILRSVQPHQLLDGLRSALEEHFGAVAVDLLMADYSLTELRRVTVLPYTTDPVSVVGTTAGEAFTTQCATFETVEGGVRAHLPVSVRGDRLGILAVTLPEDQEPPVWAELGRFAEALAHEVFVADRDTDLYVQARRSSRLTLAAEMQWQLLPGRACARPEFALGGQLEPAYAIYGDCFDWSASARKLSVTLVNGMGDGTSAALLTNLAINALRNARRAGISLDAQAELADQALYAQHRGQEHVATLLLEFDLATGAIDAVDAGSPRLWRFRDGKAERVDFDEQLPLGTFEDTSYTVERLQALPGDRFVFVSDGVYDVAGPHGELYGDRELAEAVVTTADLPAAHVPRAVLAELGEHRGGGPAADDAMVVCLDWFGPNPGADLAVTAGS, encoded by the coding sequence ATGGACAGATCCTTGGCGGTCGAACGGATTTTGAGAAGTGTCCAGCCGCACCAGTTGCTCGACGGCCTGCGTTCCGCGCTCGAGGAGCATTTCGGTGCCGTGGCGGTCGACCTGCTGATGGCCGACTACAGCCTCACGGAACTGCGGCGGGTGACCGTGCTGCCCTACACCACCGACCCGGTCTCGGTGGTGGGCACGACGGCGGGCGAAGCCTTCACCACGCAGTGCGCGACGTTCGAGACCGTCGAAGGCGGCGTCCGCGCCCACCTCCCGGTCTCCGTCCGCGGCGATCGGCTCGGCATCCTCGCCGTCACTCTCCCCGAAGACCAGGAACCGCCCGTCTGGGCCGAACTCGGCCGGTTCGCCGAGGCCCTCGCGCACGAGGTCTTCGTCGCCGACCGCGACACCGACCTCTACGTGCAGGCGCGCCGGTCGTCCCGGCTCACGCTCGCCGCCGAAATGCAGTGGCAGCTGCTCCCCGGTCGCGCGTGCGCCCGTCCCGAATTCGCCCTCGGCGGCCAACTCGAACCCGCGTATGCCATCTACGGCGACTGCTTCGACTGGTCGGCCTCCGCGCGCAAGCTGTCGGTCACGCTGGTCAACGGCATGGGCGACGGCACGAGCGCGGCGCTGCTGACCAACCTCGCGATCAACGCGCTCCGCAACGCCCGGCGGGCCGGGATCTCGCTCGACGCCCAGGCCGAACTCGCCGACCAGGCCCTGTACGCCCAGCATCGGGGCCAGGAGCACGTCGCCACCCTCCTGCTGGAGTTCGACCTCGCGACCGGCGCGATCGACGCCGTCGACGCCGGGTCACCCCGCCTGTGGCGATTCCGCGACGGCAAGGCCGAGCGGGTCGACTTCGACGAGCAGTTGCCGCTCGGCACCTTCGAAGACACGTCGTACACCGTCGAGCGGCTGCAGGCACTGCCCGGAGACCGCTTCGTGTTCGTGAGCGACGGCGTCTACGACGTGGCCGGTCCGCACGGTGAGCTCTACGGCGATCGCGAACTGGCCGAGGCCGTCGTCACGACCGCTGATCTGCCCGCGGCCCACGTGCCGAGGGCGGTGCTCGCCGAACTGGGCGAGCACCGCGGCGGCGGGCCGGCCGCCGACGACGCCATGGTCGTCTGCCTCGACTGGTTCGGGCCGAACCCCGGCGCGGATCTCGCGGTGACCGCCGGATCCTGA
- a CDS encoding ABC transporter ATP-binding protein has translation MPYEEAALEAVDLRKRYRDKVALDGFGLTVPAGTVCGLLGPNGAGKTTAVRILSTLLRPDSGTARVAGHDVVADPRSVRYRIGLVGQNASVDEILTGRQNLVLFGRLCHLKSAAAKRRADELLERFDLTEAAGKPVAAYSGGMRRRLDLATSLILSPPVLFLDEPTTGLDPRARIEVWSSIRDLVGSGTTVLLTTQYLEEADQLADRIAVIDAGRVVAAGTPDELKAKVGPDRVETITRKPTLDEVFLHLTGHTTTTGEPV, from the coding sequence ATGCCATACGAAGAAGCGGCGCTGGAAGCCGTCGACCTGCGCAAGCGGTACCGGGACAAGGTGGCGTTGGACGGGTTCGGGCTCACTGTCCCGGCGGGCACGGTCTGCGGCCTGCTCGGCCCGAACGGCGCGGGGAAGACCACGGCGGTACGGATCCTGAGCACCCTGCTGCGCCCGGACAGCGGAACGGCCCGCGTCGCGGGGCACGACGTGGTCGCCGACCCCCGGTCGGTGCGCTACCGGATCGGCCTGGTCGGGCAGAACGCGTCGGTGGACGAGATCCTCACCGGGCGTCAGAACCTCGTGCTGTTCGGCAGGCTCTGCCACTTGAAGAGCGCGGCGGCGAAACGCCGGGCGGACGAACTCCTCGAACGGTTCGATCTCACCGAGGCGGCCGGGAAACCCGTCGCCGCGTACTCCGGCGGGATGCGACGACGGCTGGACCTGGCGACCAGCCTGATCCTTTCGCCACCCGTGCTGTTCCTCGACGAACCGACCACCGGGCTCGACCCCCGGGCCCGTATCGAGGTCTGGTCGTCGATCAGGGACCTGGTCGGCTCGGGCACCACGGTGCTGCTGACCACGCAGTACCTGGAGGAGGCGGACCAGCTGGCCGATCGGATCGCCGTCATCGACGCCGGCCGCGTCGTCGCGGCGGGCACTCCGGACGAGCTCAAGGCGAAGGTCGGGCCGGACCGAGTCGAGACCATCACCCGCAAACCCACTCTCGACGAGGTGTTCCTGCACCTCACCGGACACACCACTACCACCGGAGAGCCCGTATGA
- a CDS encoding glycine C-acetyltransferase codes for MYGAMRDDLKAGLAEIREAGLYKGERVIQGPQRASVSVADGDVLNFCANNYLGLADHPVLIKAAQEALDRWGFGMASVRFICGTQQPHKELEAKISEFLRTEDTILYSSCFDANAGLFETLLTDQDVIISDELNHASIIDGVRLCKAKRMRYRNRDVADLEARLKEASGARYRMIATDGVFSMDGYLAPLDEICALAERYDALVMVDDSHAVGFTGPTGRGTPELFGVQDKVDVLTGTLGKALGGASGGYTSGRAEIVEMLRQRSRPYLFSNSLAPSITAAALATLELLDESSELLGKLRANTELFRRRMTEAGFDLLPGEHPIIPVMIGDAAKAGKMADLLLDQGIYVVGFSYPVVPHGKARIRTQMSAAHSTDDVNRAVDAFVTARSMMD; via the coding sequence ATGTACGGCGCGATGCGCGACGACCTCAAGGCCGGGCTCGCCGAGATCCGGGAAGCCGGGCTGTACAAGGGTGAGCGGGTGATCCAGGGCCCGCAACGGGCTTCGGTCAGTGTCGCCGACGGCGACGTCCTCAACTTCTGCGCCAACAACTACCTCGGCCTCGCCGACCACCCCGTGCTGATCAAGGCCGCGCAAGAGGCGCTGGACCGCTGGGGCTTCGGCATGGCGTCGGTGCGGTTCATCTGCGGGACGCAGCAGCCGCACAAGGAGCTCGAGGCGAAGATCTCGGAGTTCCTCCGCACCGAGGACACGATCCTCTACAGCTCCTGTTTCGACGCCAACGCGGGGCTCTTCGAGACGCTGCTGACCGACCAGGACGTCATCATCTCCGACGAGCTCAACCACGCGTCGATCATCGACGGTGTCCGGCTGTGCAAAGCGAAGCGGATGCGCTACCGCAACCGTGACGTCGCGGATCTGGAGGCGCGGCTCAAGGAGGCGTCCGGCGCGCGGTACCGGATGATCGCCACCGACGGCGTGTTCTCCATGGACGGCTACCTCGCGCCGCTCGACGAGATCTGCGCGCTGGCCGAACGCTACGACGCCCTGGTGATGGTGGACGACTCGCACGCCGTCGGCTTCACCGGTCCGACCGGTCGCGGCACGCCCGAGCTGTTCGGCGTGCAGGACAAGGTCGACGTGCTGACCGGCACCCTCGGCAAGGCGCTCGGCGGGGCCAGCGGCGGCTACACGTCGGGCCGCGCGGAGATCGTCGAGATGCTGCGGCAGCGTTCGCGGCCGTACCTGTTCTCGAACTCGCTCGCGCCGTCGATCACCGCCGCGGCGCTCGCCACGCTGGAGCTGCTGGACGAGTCGAGTGAGCTGCTGGGCAAGCTGCGCGCCAACACCGAGCTGTTCCGGCGCCGGATGACCGAGGCGGGTTTCGACCTACTGCCGGGTGAGCACCCCATCATCCCGGTGATGATCGGCGACGCCGCCAAGGCGGGCAAGATGGCGGATCTGCTGCTCGACCAGGGCATCTACGTGGTCGGGTTCTCTTATCCGGTGGTTCCGCACGGCAAGGCCCGGATCCGGACCCAGATGTCGGCGGCGCATTCGACCGACGACGTGAACCGGGCCGTTGACGCGTTCGTGACGGCAAGGTCCATGATGGACTGA